A portion of the Streptomyces erythrochromogenes genome contains these proteins:
- a CDS encoding ABC transporter substrate-binding protein — protein sequence MRRSTATATAAAVTVAALLATATGCGGGSADGAGSNSAPGELTYWASNQGADIAADQAALGPELKKFEERTGIKVKLEVIPWSDLLNRILAATASGQGPDVLNIGNTWTASLQATGALLPWNAENFEAVGGRDRFVASAIGSAGAAGQDPAAVPLYSMAYALYYNKKMFQEAGIEKPPATWDELVETGRRISGDGKWALGAEGANLANNIHQVFVLSRQHGGSFFDAAGKPTFDTPANVAAVKQYVDLMAEARIVAPGNAEYDKNQSLQDFAGGRTAMVLWQSAASSFKAHGMKEGDWGTAPVPVPAGAAPGTGTGVNSMVAGINMAVFKNTDNLDGALKFVGFMTSDEEQKILNGTYGSIPPVKAAQSDPAFADQDLTVLRDTLATSAAPLPQVPEESQFETTVGTAVKELFADAAAGRPVTAESVRAKLAKAQQQMAN from the coding sequence ATGCGCAGATCCACAGCAACAGCCACGGCCGCAGCCGTCACCGTCGCCGCCCTGCTCGCCACCGCCACCGGGTGCGGCGGCGGATCCGCCGACGGCGCCGGCTCGAACTCCGCCCCCGGCGAGCTCACGTACTGGGCCTCCAACCAGGGCGCCGACATCGCCGCCGACCAGGCCGCCCTCGGCCCGGAGCTGAAGAAGTTCGAGGAGCGGACCGGCATCAAGGTCAAGCTGGAGGTGATCCCCTGGTCCGACCTGCTCAACCGGATCCTCGCCGCCACCGCCTCCGGTCAGGGCCCCGACGTCCTGAACATCGGCAACACCTGGACCGCCTCGCTCCAGGCCACCGGGGCGCTGCTGCCCTGGAACGCCGAGAACTTCGAGGCCGTCGGAGGCCGGGACCGCTTCGTGGCGTCGGCCATCGGCTCGGCCGGGGCCGCCGGCCAGGACCCGGCCGCCGTCCCCCTCTACTCCATGGCGTACGCCCTCTACTACAACAAGAAGATGTTCCAGGAGGCGGGCATCGAGAAGCCGCCCGCCACCTGGGACGAGCTCGTCGAGACCGGCCGCCGGATCAGCGGCGACGGCAAGTGGGCGCTGGGCGCCGAGGGCGCCAACCTCGCCAACAACATCCACCAGGTCTTCGTCCTGTCCCGGCAGCACGGCGGGTCCTTCTTCGACGCCGCCGGCAAGCCCACCTTCGACACCCCCGCCAACGTCGCCGCCGTCAAGCAGTACGTCGACCTGATGGCCGAGGCACGGATCGTGGCGCCGGGCAACGCCGAATACGACAAGAACCAGTCGCTCCAGGACTTCGCGGGCGGCCGGACCGCCATGGTGCTGTGGCAGAGCGCGGCCAGTTCGTTCAAGGCCCACGGCATGAAGGAGGGCGACTGGGGCACGGCCCCCGTCCCGGTCCCGGCCGGCGCCGCCCCGGGCACCGGCACGGGCGTCAATTCCATGGTCGCCGGCATCAACATGGCCGTCTTCAAGAACACCGACAACCTCGACGGCGCCCTGAAGTTCGTGGGGTTCATGACGAGCGACGAGGAACAGAAGATCCTCAACGGGACCTACGGCTCCATCCCTCCCGTCAAGGCGGCGCAGAGCGACCCGGCCTTCGCGGACCAGGACCTCACCGTCCTGCGCGACACCCTCGCCACCAGCGCCGCCCCGCTCCCCCAGGTGCCCGAGGAGTCGCAGTTCGAGACGACCGTCGGCACGGCCGTCAAGGAGCTCTTCGCCGACGCCGCGGCGGGCCGGCCGGTGACCGCCGAGTCGGTCAGGGCCAAGCTCGCCAAGGCCCAGCAGCAGATGGCGAACTGA